In Eubalaena glacialis isolate mEubGla1 chromosome 4, mEubGla1.1.hap2.+ XY, whole genome shotgun sequence, one DNA window encodes the following:
- the LOC133090828 gene encoding eukaryotic translation initiation factor 4B-like, whose amino-acid sequence MAASAKKKNKKGKTISLTDFLAEDGGTGGGSTYVPKPVSWADETDDLEGDVSTTWHSNDDDVYRAPPIDRSILPTAPRAAREPNIDRSRLPKSPPYTAFLGNLPYDVTEDSIKGFFRGLNISAVRLPREPSNPERLKGFGYAEFEDLDSLLSALSLNEESLGNRRIRVDVADQAQDKDRDDRSFGRDRNRDSDKTDTDWRARPATDSFDDYPPRRGDDSFGDKFRDRYDSDRYRDGYRDSYRDGPRRDMDRYGGRDRYDDRGSRDYDRGYDSRIGSGRRAFGSGYRRDDDFRGGGDRYEDRYDRRDDRSWSSRDDYSRDDYRRDDRGPPQRPKLNLKPRSTPKEDDSSASTSQSSRAASVFGGAKPVDTAAREREVEERLQKEQEKLQRQLDEPKLERRPRERHPSWRSEETQERERSRTGSESSQTGTSATSGRSKSDQDARRRESEKSLENETPNKEEDCQSPTSKPPKPEQPLKVMPAPPPKENAWVKRSSNPPARSQSSDTEQQSPTSGGGKVVPAQPSEEGPVRKADENKVDGVSAPKGQSGNSSRGPGDGGNKDHWKESDRKDGKKDQDSRSAPEPKKAEENPASKFSSASKYAALAVDGEDENEGEDYTE is encoded by the coding sequence aTGGCGGCCTCagcaaaaaagaagaataagaagGGGAAGACTATCTCCCTAACAGACTTCCTGGCTGAGGATGGAGGGACTGGTGGAGGAAGCACCTATGTCCCCAAACCAGTCAGCTGGGCTGATGAAACAGATGACCTAGAAGGAGATGTTTCAACCACTTGGCATAGTAATGATGATGACGTGTATAGGGCACCTCCAATTGACCGTTCCATCCTGCCCACTGCTCCACGGGCTGCTCGGGAACCCAATATCGACCGGAGCCGTCTTCCCAAATCACCACCCTACACTGCTTTTCTAGGGAACCTGCCCTATGATGTGACAGAAGACTCCATTAAGGGATTCTTTAGAGGATTAAATATCAGTGCAGTGCGTTTACCACGTGAACCCAGCAATCCTGAGAGGTTGAAAGGTTTTGGTTACGCTGAGTTTGAGGACCTGGATTCCTTGCTCAGTGCCCTGAGCCTCAATGAAGAGTCTCTAGGTAACAGGAGAATTCGAGTGGACGTTGCTGATCAAGCACAGGATAAAGACAGGGATGATCGTTCTTTTGGCCGAGATAGAAATCGGGATTCTGACAAAACAGATACAGACTGGAGGGCCCGTCCTGCTACAGACAGCTTTGATGACTACCCACCTAGAAGAGGTGATGATAGCTTTGGAGACAAGTTTCGAGATCGTTATGATTCAGACCGATATCGTGATGGGTATCGGGACAGTTACCGTGATGGCCCACGCCGGGACATGGATCGATACGGGGGCCGAGATCGCTATGATGACCGAGGCAGCAGAGACTATGATAGAGGCTATGATTCCAGGATAGGCAGTGGCAGAAGAGCATTTGGTAGTGGGTACCGTAGGGATGACGACTTCAGAGGAGGTGGGGACCGCTATGAAGACAGATATGACAGACGAGATGACCGGTCATGGAGCTCCAGAGATGATTACTCTCGGGATGATTATAGGCGTGATGATAGAGGTCCCCCCCAAAGACCCAAACTGAACCTAAAGCCTCGGAGTACTCCTAAGGAAGATGATTCCTCTGCTAGCACATCCCAGTCCAGTCGAGCAGCCTCTGTCTTTGGAGGAGCAAAGCCTGTTGACACAGCTGCTAGAGAACGAGAAGTAGAAGAGCGGCTACAGAAGGAACAGGAGAAACTGCAGCGCCAGCTGGATGAGCCAAAACTAGAACGACGGCCTCGGGAGAGACACCCAAGCTGGCGAAGTGAAGAAACTCAGGAACGGGAACGATCGAGGACAGGAAGTGAGTCATCACAAACGGGGACCTCAGCCACATCTGGCAGAAGTAAGTCAGACCAGGATGCAcgaaggagagagagtgagaagtcTCTAGAAAATGAAACACCCAATAAAGAGGAAGACTGTCAGTCTCCAACTTCTAAGCCTCCCAAACCTGAACAGCCTCTAAAGGTAATGCCAGCCCCTCCACCAAAGGAGAATGCTTGGGTGAAGCGAAGTTCTAACCCTCCTGCTCGATCTCAGAGCTCAGACACAGAGCAGCAGTCCCCTACAAGTGGTGGAGGGAAAGTAGTTCCAGCTCAACCATCTGAGGAAGGACCAGTAAGGAAAGCAGATGAAAATAAAGTAGATGGGGTGAGTGCCCCAAAAGGCCAAAGTGGAAATTCCAGCCGTGGTCCAGGAGATGGAGGGAACAAAGACCACTGGAAGGAGTCAGATAGGAAAGATGGCAAAAAGGATCAAGACTCCAGATCTGCACCTGAGCCAAAGAAAGctgaagaaaatccagcctcTAAGTTCAGTTCTGCAAGCAAGTACGCTGCTCTTGCCGTTGATGGTGAAGATGAAAATGAGGGAGAAGATTACACCGAATAG